From Alteromonas sp. RKMC-009, one genomic window encodes:
- the asd gene encoding aspartate-semialdehyde dehydrogenase, which translates to MSQNKVGLVGWRGMVGSVLMQRMQEENDFSFIEPTFFTTSQKGLPAPDFAGKDCGVLEDANDIEALAKQDIIITCQGGDYTKEVYPALRESGWNGYWIDAASALRMKDDAVIILDPVNRGEIDKGLQGGVKTYVGGNCTVSLMLMALGGLFEADLVEWASPMTYQAASGSGAKHMRELLSQMGAVYGDVKALVDDPSTAILDIDRQVAEFIRSDENPTDQFGVPLAGSLIPYIDTQLPSGQSREEWKAQAEANKILGTQDSPVPVDGLCVRVGAMRCHSQAITLKLKKDLSVEEIEGLLAKHNDWVKVIPNDREITMQELTPAKVTGTLSIPVGRIRKLTMGPEYISAFTVGDQLLWGAAEPLRRMLRIILDA; encoded by the coding sequence ATGTCTCAAAATAAAGTTGGTTTAGTTGGCTGGCGCGGTATGGTCGGCTCTGTATTAATGCAAAGAATGCAGGAAGAAAACGATTTCTCATTCATTGAGCCAACCTTTTTCACGACCTCTCAAAAAGGGTTACCTGCGCCGGATTTCGCCGGTAAAGATTGCGGTGTACTGGAAGATGCCAATGACATCGAAGCACTGGCAAAGCAGGATATTATTATTACCTGTCAGGGTGGTGATTACACTAAAGAAGTCTATCCGGCACTGCGCGAAAGCGGCTGGAATGGCTACTGGATCGATGCTGCCTCAGCTCTGCGGATGAAAGATGATGCTGTGATCATTTTAGATCCGGTAAACCGTGGTGAAATTGATAAAGGTCTGCAGGGCGGCGTAAAAACCTATGTAGGTGGTAACTGTACAGTATCGCTCATGCTGATGGCGCTGGGTGGTTTGTTTGAAGCAGATCTGGTTGAGTGGGCATCGCCTATGACTTATCAGGCAGCCTCCGGTTCCGGTGCAAAGCACATGCGTGAATTGCTCAGTCAGATGGGCGCAGTGTACGGTGATGTGAAAGCGTTGGTAGACGACCCGTCGACAGCTATTCTCGACATCGACCGTCAGGTTGCTGAATTTATCCGCTCTGATGAAAACCCGACAGATCAGTTCGGTGTGCCACTGGCCGGCAGCCTTATCCCGTATATCGATACACAACTGCCGTCAGGTCAAAGCCGTGAAGAATGGAAAGCGCAGGCTGAAGCGAACAAGATCCTGGGTACTCAGGACTCACCGGTACCGGTAGACGGATTATGTGTTCGTGTTGGTGCAATGCGCTGTCACAGCCAGGCTATTACTCTGAAGCTGAAAAAAGACCTGAGTGTTGAAGAAATCGAAGGTTTACTGGCGAAGCACAATGACTGGGTGAAAGTGATCCCGAATGACCGTGAGATCACCATGCAGGAACTGACGCCGGCAAAAGTAACCGGTACTTTATCGATTCCTGTCGGTCGTATCCGTAAACTGACAATGGGGCCGGAATACATTTCTGCCTTCACTGTCGGTGATCAGTTATTGTGGGGCGCGGCTGAACCGCTGCGTCGCATGCTGCGGATTATCCTGGACGCATAA
- the nhaC gene encoding Na+/H+ antiporter NhaC: protein MQTVRQPSLLQVGLLAGVIILMIIVMTQYTPLPIQLALLGAWFATLGLGKWLGRSYESMQNGLLTGISQGMEAILVLIAVGALIGSWMAGGIVPSIIYYGLSVMTPQIFLFAAFFICAVTSLATGTSFGTIGTAGIAMMGIGEGFGLPAPLVAGAAISGAYVGDKLSPLSDTTVMTASLCRVDLIEHIKSMLYISVPAIVIASALFLFTGILTGHQGSTGRATEVMAVIDAWFTVSPFMILPALAVITLLILRQPAVPVIFFGALLGVVWAVLFQQQDVIPALETLYDGSHIESDDNVIAVLLNRGGMMSMLPNILLIILALGIGGLMEATGVLATITTSLQRWADNVTKLGLSTLLAGIIGNILGGAAYVSLITASTITGKNYDATGTDRRVLSRNAESGGTVVTPMIPWSDGGVFMATTLGVTTAAYLPYLWYHLLVLGIAVLYSFTGWFHFNNAIRPAKTFTNEQKTTES from the coding sequence ATGCAAACAGTCAGACAACCTTCTCTGCTCCAGGTCGGATTACTCGCCGGCGTAATTATTCTGATGATAATTGTTATGACCCAATATACTCCGCTTCCTATTCAGCTGGCGCTTCTGGGCGCCTGGTTTGCCACCCTCGGGCTGGGGAAATGGCTCGGTCGCAGTTATGAATCCATGCAAAACGGACTGCTTACCGGCATCTCTCAGGGTATGGAAGCCATTCTCGTACTCATCGCAGTGGGTGCACTGATTGGCAGCTGGATGGCCGGCGGCATTGTGCCTTCTATTATTTATTACGGCCTGTCTGTGATGACACCTCAGATATTCCTGTTCGCCGCATTTTTTATCTGTGCGGTAACTTCCCTGGCGACCGGTACATCCTTCGGTACTATCGGTACCGCAGGCATCGCCATGATGGGGATTGGTGAAGGCTTTGGTCTGCCCGCCCCTCTTGTCGCCGGTGCTGCCATCTCAGGGGCTTATGTGGGAGATAAATTATCCCCGCTGTCTGACACCACCGTGATGACGGCCTCATTGTGCAGAGTCGATCTCATCGAACATATTAAATCCATGCTTTATATCAGTGTACCCGCCATAGTGATTGCCAGTGCCCTGTTTTTGTTCACCGGCATTCTCACAGGCCATCAGGGAAGTACCGGACGGGCAACAGAAGTTATGGCTGTTATAGATGCCTGGTTTACGGTCAGTCCGTTTATGATCTTGCCCGCACTGGCGGTCATCACCCTGCTCATTCTTCGTCAGCCGGCGGTTCCGGTTATCTTCTTTGGTGCTTTACTTGGGGTTGTCTGGGCCGTCTTATTTCAGCAGCAGGATGTCATACCGGCATTGGAAACGCTGTATGACGGTAGCCACATCGAATCTGATGACAATGTTATCGCCGTGCTGCTGAACCGCGGCGGTATGATGTCTATGCTGCCAAATATTCTGCTTATCATTCTGGCTCTGGGCATCGGCGGCCTGATGGAAGCCACCGGTGTACTGGCTACCATCACCACCTCACTGCAACGCTGGGCTGATAACGTAACAAAACTGGGTTTATCCACACTACTGGCAGGGATCATTGGCAATATATTGGGTGGCGCGGCCTATGTATCACTGATTACCGCCAGCACGATTACCGGTAAAAACTATGATGCGACGGGTACGGACCGGCGGGTACTGTCCCGTAATGCAGAATCCGGCGGAACGGTGGTGACACCGATGATTCCGTGGTCAGACGGAGGGGTATTCATGGCTACTACCCTGGGTGTGACCACAGCAGCTTACCTGCCATATTTATGGTATCACCTGCTGGTACTTGGTATTGCTGTTCTCTACAGTTTTACCGGCTGGTTTCATTTCAACAACGCCATCCGGCCCGCAAAAACCTTTACTAACGAACAAAAAACAACCGAATCGTAG
- the cyoA gene encoding ubiquinol oxidase subunit II: protein MSIRNLSKLAFASIVLLLAGCSGGVLDPKGQVGIEEKNLIILCTILMLIVVIPVIVLTLYFAWKYRASRDFEVYTPKWAHSTKIEATVWSIPILIIIALGIITWQSTHALDPYAPLEDKGEHMTVEVVSLNWKWLFIYPEQGIATVNELVIPADKPVSFKITSEGTMNSFFIPQLGSQIYSMAGMETQLHLIADEPGTYKGISANYSGAGFTGMKFDTIATPTEADFDAWVQKVKSEGGSLTSENFKQLAEDSENHPVTYYSTVSDGLFHEIIMKYMKDHGSMDFYGKPANAATGVKAEAMQHKGHHMGVEE, encoded by the coding sequence TTGTCTATTCGTAACCTTTCTAAATTAGCTTTTGCGTCAATCGTGCTGTTACTGGCCGGTTGTAGCGGTGGCGTACTTGATCCGAAAGGACAGGTAGGTATTGAAGAAAAGAACCTGATCATTCTGTGTACGATTCTGATGCTTATCGTTGTTATTCCGGTGATTGTACTGACGCTGTATTTCGCCTGGAAATACCGCGCGAGCCGCGACTTTGAAGTCTACACACCGAAATGGGCTCACTCTACCAAGATTGAAGCCACGGTTTGGTCTATTCCAATTCTGATCATCATTGCACTGGGCATCATTACGTGGCAATCAACCCACGCATTAGACCCTTATGCACCGCTTGAAGATAAAGGCGAGCACATGACTGTTGAAGTGGTTTCACTCAACTGGAAATGGCTGTTCATTTATCCTGAGCAAGGCATTGCAACGGTTAACGAACTGGTGATTCCGGCTGACAAGCCAGTTTCATTCAAAATCACTTCTGAAGGCACAATGAACTCGTTCTTCATTCCTCAGTTGGGTAGCCAAATCTACTCAATGGCAGGCATGGAAACTCAGTTACACCTGATTGCTGATGAGCCGGGTACCTACAAAGGTATTTCTGCGAACTACAGCGGTGCGGGTTTCACTGGTATGAAGTTCGACACCATTGCTACGCCAACTGAAGCCGACTTTGATGCCTGGGTTCAGAAAGTAAAATCAGAAGGCGGTTCCCTGACTTCTGAGAACTTTAAGCAATTAGCTGAAGATAGTGAAAACCACCCTGTCACTTATTACAGCACGGTCAGCGACGGTCTGTTCCACGAAATCATCATGAAGTACATGAAAGATCATGGCTCTATGGATTTCTATGGTAAGCCAGCTAATGCTGCTACAGGCGTAAAAGCCGAGGCGATGCAGCACAAAGGCCATCACATGGGGGTTGAAGAGTAA
- the cyoB gene encoding cytochrome o ubiquinol oxidase subunit I translates to MSFLGKLSIEAVPYHEPIVMVTLAVVAVLGLVIAGLITKYKAWGPLWRDWITSIDHKRLGIMYILLALIMLMRGFADAIMMRTQLAAATNGAEGYLPPEHYDQIFTAHGVIMIIFMAMPFMVGLMNIIVPLQIGARDVAFPFLNNLSFWLTAGGAILINLSLGVGEFAKTGWVAYPPLAGLEYSPGVGVDYYIWALQISGLGTLLTGVNFLVTVFKMRAPGMKLMQMPIFTWTCTWGNILIAASFPILTAVLAMLTLDRYLDFHFFTNDLGGNSMMYINLFWAWGHPEVYILVLPAFGIFSEIISTFTAKRLFGYKSMVYASGAIAILGFIVWLHHFFTMGSSANVNAFFGIMTMVIAVPTGVKLFNWLFTMYRGRLTITTPVLWTLGFMVTFTIGGMTGVLLAIPGADYVLHNSLFLIAHFHNTIIGGAVFGYLAGFAYWFPKAMGFKLDEKTGKAAFWCWQIGFMVAFMPLYVLGFLGMTRRLNHTDNPDWNIWLYIAAGGAFIIAAGIFFQLLQLFISFKNKEALKDTTGDPWNGHTLEWSTASPPQYYNFAVIPHIKDIDAWTDMKERGEAYQKPEKYAPIHMPKNTSAGFFMSMSFTVMCFALIWHIWWLAAVGFIAGIAVFIKRCYTSDVDYYVQVDEVEKIEAEHLSANAKGVNA, encoded by the coding sequence ATGTCTTTTTTAGGTAAATTATCTATTGAGGCTGTACCGTACCACGAGCCAATCGTAATGGTTACGCTTGCGGTAGTTGCAGTACTTGGTCTGGTGATCGCAGGTCTGATCACCAAATACAAAGCATGGGGCCCGCTGTGGCGTGACTGGATCACGTCCATCGACCACAAACGCCTGGGTATCATGTATATCCTGCTTGCACTTATCATGCTTATGCGTGGCTTTGCCGACGCTATCATGATGCGTACGCAGCTCGCTGCGGCAACAAACGGCGCAGAAGGCTATCTGCCGCCGGAACACTACGACCAAATCTTCACCGCGCACGGTGTTATCATGATCATCTTTATGGCAATGCCATTTATGGTGGGCCTGATGAACATCATCGTTCCGCTGCAGATTGGTGCTCGTGACGTTGCCTTCCCGTTCCTGAACAACCTGAGCTTCTGGCTGACCGCTGGTGGTGCAATTCTTATCAACCTGTCTTTAGGTGTAGGTGAGTTTGCGAAAACCGGTTGGGTTGCTTATCCGCCACTGGCGGGTCTGGAGTACTCTCCGGGTGTCGGGGTTGATTACTACATATGGGCCTTGCAGATATCCGGGCTCGGGACGCTCTTGACCGGGGTTAACTTCCTGGTAACTGTATTCAAGATGCGTGCGCCGGGCATGAAACTGATGCAAATGCCTATCTTCACCTGGACTTGTACCTGGGGTAACATCCTGATTGCTGCGTCATTCCCTATTCTGACTGCAGTACTGGCGATGCTTACGCTTGACCGTTATCTTGATTTCCACTTCTTCACCAATGATTTAGGTGGAAACTCGATGATGTACATCAACCTGTTCTGGGCGTGGGGTCACCCTGAAGTATACATTCTGGTTCTGCCAGCATTCGGTATCTTCTCGGAAATCATTTCTACCTTCACTGCGAAGCGTCTGTTTGGCTATAAGTCAATGGTGTACGCGTCGGGTGCAATTGCAATCCTGGGCTTCATTGTTTGGTTACACCACTTCTTCACAATGGGTTCCAGCGCAAACGTTAACGCCTTCTTCGGTATCATGACGATGGTTATCGCCGTACCGACCGGGGTTAAACTGTTTAACTGGCTGTTCACTATGTACCGTGGCCGTCTGACTATCACAACACCTGTGCTGTGGACGTTAGGCTTCATGGTTACTTTCACCATTGGTGGTATGACAGGCGTACTGCTTGCTATCCCGGGTGCTGACTACGTACTGCACAACAGCTTGTTCCTGATTGCTCACTTCCATAACACTATCATCGGTGGTGCGGTATTCGGTTACCTGGCAGGTTTTGCTTACTGGTTCCCGAAAGCGATGGGCTTCAAACTGGATGAGAAAACCGGTAAAGCGGCATTCTGGTGCTGGCAGATTGGTTTCATGGTTGCGTTCATGCCATTGTACGTTCTGGGCTTCTTAGGAATGACCCGTCGTCTGAACCACACTGACAATCCAGACTGGAACATCTGGCTGTACATTGCTGCGGGTGGTGCATTCATCATCGCTGCAGGTATCTTCTTCCAGTTGCTGCAACTGTTCATCAGCTTTAAGAACAAAGAAGCACTTAAAGATACTACGGGTGATCCGTGGAATGGTCACACGCTGGAGTGGTCAACTGCGTCTCCGCCTCAGTACTACAACTTCGCTGTTATTCCTCACATCAAAGACATTGATGCATGGACTGACATGAAAGAGCGTGGCGAAGCGTATCAGAAGCCTGAGAAATATGCCCCGATTCACATGCCTAAGAACACCTCTGCTGGTTTCTTCATGAGCATGAGCTTCACGGTAATGTGTTTTGCACTTATCTGGCACATCTGGTGGCTGGCCGCTGTTGGTTTCATCGCCGGTATCGCAGTATTCATCAAGCGCTGTTACACCAGCGACGTAGATTACTACGTACAGGTTGATGAAGTAGAGAAAATCGAAGCAGAGCATTTATCTGCTAATGCTAAAGGAGTGAACGCATGA
- the cyoC gene encoding cytochrome o ubiquinol oxidase subunit III: MSSVATDMHHDHDHEHHESNSVFGFWVYLMTDCLLFASFFATYAVLFMNTAGGVSGKDIFELDFVAVETAALLLSSITFGFAMIAAHKQNKGGTLLWLAVTWVFGAVFIGMEIYEFHHLIVHGNGPDTSAFLTAFFSLVGLHGLHVTSGLIWMTIMIIEVMRRGLKDQTVTRLSCLSLFWHFLDIVWICVFTVVYLMGAL, encoded by the coding sequence ATGAGCTCAGTAGCTACTGATATGCATCACGATCACGACCACGAGCATCACGAGAGTAATAGCGTTTTCGGCTTCTGGGTTTACCTGATGACCGACTGTCTGTTATTTGCCTCGTTCTTCGCAACCTACGCAGTGTTGTTCATGAACACTGCCGGTGGCGTGTCTGGTAAAGACATCTTTGAACTGGACTTCGTTGCAGTTGAAACCGCGGCACTACTGTTAAGTAGTATCACCTTCGGCTTCGCAATGATTGCAGCGCACAAGCAAAACAAAGGCGGCACACTGTTATGGTTGGCTGTGACGTGGGTTTTTGGTGCCGTGTTCATCGGTATGGAAATCTATGAATTCCATCACCTGATCGTTCACGGTAACGGCCCTGATACCAGTGCCTTCCTCACCGCGTTCTTCTCGCTGGTAGGACTGCACGGTCTGCACGTAACTTCAGGTCTGATTTGGATGACCATCATGATCATCGAAGTGATGCGTCGTGGTCTGAAAGATCAAACTGTTACGCGCTTGAGCTGCTTAAGCCTGTTCTGGCACTTCCTGGACATCGTCTGGATTTGCGTATTCACCGTTGTTTATCTAATGGGAGCACTGTAA
- the cyoD gene encoding cytochrome o ubiquinol oxidase subunit IV has product MSQHDSHAVSHANDHGDVKSYVIGFVLSVILTVIPFWMVMEGDFSKGTTIWSIVTLGLVQIWVHLKYFLHLNFVTEDGRASTFSFLFSALIIFMVVGLSVWIIYESNAMMMY; this is encoded by the coding sequence ATGAGTCAGCACGATTCTCACGCTGTTAGCCATGCAAACGACCATGGTGATGTGAAATCCTATGTGATTGGGTTTGTACTGTCGGTCATCCTGACAGTCATCCCTTTCTGGATGGTTATGGAAGGCGACTTCTCTAAAGGCACCACTATCTGGAGTATCGTTACGTTAGGTCTGGTACAGATTTGGGTTCACCTCAAATACTTCCTGCACCTGAACTTCGTTACCGAAGATGGCCGTGCAAGCACGTTCTCGTTCCTGTTCAGTGCCCTGATTATCTTCATGGTAGTCGGTCTGTCTGTCTGGATCATTTACGAGTCTAACGCGATGATGATGTACTAG
- the cyoE gene encoding heme o synthase: MKPVFRRYLTVTKPGIIMGNLISVAGGFLLASRGDVDFMLMAATLIGLSLVVASGCAINNCIDRDIDAKMQRTRSRVTVTGEMSLKAAFWHGIVLGVMGFTLLVAYTNATAVFFAALGYVVYVGVYSLYMKRNSVYGTLVGSLSGAVPPVVGYCAVSGQFDAAAAILLVMFSLWQMPHSYAIAIFRFKDYEAANIPVLPVAEGIEKAKLHIVLYIAVYAIVTMMLSIAGYTGIGFLAVACTTSFWWLLMALRGYRPDIDMTRWARQVFGFSILNITILSIAMAVDYHDVAPKLFALAL, encoded by the coding sequence ATGAAACCTGTATTTCGTCGATATTTAACCGTGACTAAGCCCGGCATTATTATGGGCAACCTGATCTCTGTCGCCGGTGGTTTTCTGCTGGCATCACGGGGGGACGTTGACTTTATGCTGATGGCGGCAACGCTGATTGGCTTATCACTGGTTGTTGCATCCGGATGTGCAATTAATAACTGCATTGACAGGGATATTGATGCCAAGATGCAACGTACCCGCTCCCGGGTTACCGTGACCGGGGAAATGTCGCTGAAAGCCGCATTCTGGCATGGCATTGTGCTGGGTGTGATGGGTTTTACCCTGCTAGTGGCGTACACCAACGCCACTGCGGTGTTTTTCGCTGCACTGGGTTATGTGGTGTATGTAGGCGTTTATAGCCTGTATATGAAACGTAACTCTGTGTACGGCACACTGGTTGGTAGCTTGTCTGGTGCGGTTCCCCCGGTTGTGGGTTACTGTGCGGTAAGCGGCCAGTTCGATGCTGCCGCTGCCATTCTGCTGGTGATGTTTAGTTTGTGGCAAATGCCCCACTCTTACGCCATCGCTATTTTCCGTTTCAAAGATTATGAAGCGGCGAATATTCCGGTACTGCCGGTTGCAGAAGGTATCGAAAAGGCCAAACTGCATATCGTGCTTTACATTGCGGTATACGCGATTGTGACCATGATGCTGTCGATTGCAGGATACACAGGTATTGGTTTCCTGGCCGTCGCCTGTACCACCAGCTTCTGGTGGCTGCTGATGGCACTGCGCGGCTATCGCCCTGATATCGACATGACACGCTGGGCGCGTCAGGTGTTCGGCTTCTCCATACTGAACATCACGATCCTCAGTATTGCCATGGCGGTAGACTACCACGATGTAGCACCTAAACTGTTCGCCTTAGCGCTATAG